The proteins below are encoded in one region of Oncorhynchus masou masou isolate Uvic2021 chromosome 15, UVic_Omas_1.1, whole genome shotgun sequence:
- the LOC135555695 gene encoding max-like protein X isoform X1 → MTDPTASPEDHWNKNDGSFSDNGFDPSFFAENARKGTVVSRANSIGSTSASSVPNTDDEDSDYRHETTYKESYKDRRRQAHTQAEQKRRDAIKKGYDDLQSIVPTCQQQSEFAVGTQKISKATVLQKTIDYIQFLHKEKKKQEEDMSMLRKEVMALKIMKTNYEHIVEAHQNNPQQGEEQVSDHVKFSVFQSIMDSLFQSFSRSVSVASFQELSACVFSWIEEHCKPQVGHSIYGTAGGFSLLVDGWRTKSCKVLFKVMVFVIIMAFWCIFCSRMVFWTSV, encoded by the exons ATGACGGATCCTACAGCATCGCCGGAAGATCACTGGAACAAA AACGACGGGTCTTTCAGTGACAACGGATTTGATCCCA GTTTCTTTGCTGAGAATGCAAGGAAGGGTACTGTGGTCTCCAGGGCTAACAGCATTGGGTCCACAAGTGCCTCATCAGTACCAAATACAG ATGATGAAGACAGTGACTACAGGCATGAGACCACATACAAGGAGTCCTACAAAGACCGGCggagacaggcacacacacaggccgaGCAGAAACGACGGGATGCTATCAAG AAAGGTTATGATGATCTCCAGTCCATAGTGCCCACCTGCCAGCAGCAGTCTGAGTTTGCCGTGGGGACACAGAAGATCAGCAAGGCCACAGTGCTGCAGAAAA CTATCGACTACATCCAGTTTCTGCAcaaggagaagaagaagcaggAGGAGGACATGTCTATGCTGAGGAAGGAAGTGATGGCACTGAAGATCATGAAAAC GAACTATGAGCACATAGTGGAGGCCCACCAGAACAACCCTCAGCAGGGGGAGGAGCAGGTGTCGGACCATGTCAAGTTCAGCGTGTTTCAGAGCATCATGGACTCCCTGTTCCAGTCCTTCAGCAGGTCTGTGTCTGTGGCCAGCTTCCAGGAGCTGTCCGCCTGCGTCTTCAGCTGGATCGAGGAGCACTGCAAGCCTCAGGTAGGACACTCAATATACGGTACTGCTGGGGGATTCTCGCTGCTGGTGGATGGATGGCGCACCAAATCATGTAAGGTTTTATTTAAGGTAATGGTCTTTGTGATAATCATGGCATTTTGGTGTATTTTCTGCTCAAGGATGGTATTTTGGACTTCCGTCTGA
- the LOC135555697 gene encoding reticulophagy regulator 3-like has translation MAHTEGLENAMGECSGKQGSTLGLRSRPCSSERDGQVRVVKASLQERLGPYEPVLTYLQSVLVWERPFQSVLLFTVVNVVFWFFALTSLRLLFLLSSGLVVFICVDSWRNKIWPEIRVKKPDESENESWGLVQPGVLSVPELCHHIAEVWVSGLAFTSRLVQFKRHNPGKFCLLTCALLTCLVMVGRYIPGLVLSYSAVLVVLLCPLAAYHRVWQRVCMKLEPALQWLDFSVRGYMMSKPIDNQFLRKPIRGAASDDDSEEELAAFCPTFDDAIVAKELAMTDSEHSDAEVSYTDNGTFNLSRGQTPLTEGSEDFDRHSDNEESFARDLNDFPSINPDATLIDDDDDSCIGLPSLGLRSGRTGPRTTAELLDVESHLDSDQDDLDEELSFGGLPPASDFLGGDLAGIIASNMIQAALAGAMQPRPPAARRERVGPTRAGAHRGYRKQSSSELDTDLDGEDFEMLDQSELNQMDSFGGAGGRGGGQGGGQGSSFLSNLLGKPQ, from the exons ATGGCGCACACGGAAGGACTGGAAAATGCAATGGGAGAGTGTTCAGGAAAACAGGGCTCGACTCTTGGCCTGAGAAGTCGACCATGCTCCAGCGAAAGAGATGGCCAGGTCCGCGTTGTTAAAGCCTCGCTTCAGGAGAGACTCGGACCTTACGAGCCGGTGTTGACCTACCTACAGTCCGTTCTGGTGTGGGAAAGGCCGTTTCAGAGTGTGCTACTCTTCACAGTGGTCAACGTTGTGTTCTG GTTCTTTGCCCTGACCTCGCTGCGCCTGCTCTTCCTGCTGTCCTCTGGCCTGGTTGTATTCATCTGCGTTGACAGCTGGAGGAACAAGATCTGGCCTGAGATCAGAG TTAAAAAACCTGATGAGTCTGAAAATGAAAG CTGGGGCCTGGTGCAGCCAGGGGTGCTCAGTGTTCCAGAGCTGTGTCACCACATTGCTGAGGTCTGGGTCTCTGGGCTGGCCTTCACATCCAGGCTGGTGCAGTTCAAACGCCACAACCCTGGCAAG TTCTGCCTCCTGACCTGTGCCCTCTTGACCTGTCTGGTCATGGTTGGACGGTACATTCCTGGACTGGTGCTCTCTTACTCTGCAG TACTGGTTGTTCTGCTGTGCCCCCTGGCAGCATACCACCGAGTGTGGCAGCGTGTGTGCATGAAGCTGGAGCCGGCCCTGCAGTGGCTGGACTTCAGCGTTCGCGGGTATATGATGTCAAAGCCCATCGACAACCAGT TCCTCCGCAAGCCAATTCGGGGTGCAGCATCCGATGATGACAGTGAGGAGGAGCTTGCTGCATTCTGCCCGACG TTTGACGATGCTATAGTGGCCAAAGAACTTGCGATGACGGACTCTGAGCACTCTGACGCTGAGGTCTCATACACAGACAATGGGACCTTTAATCTGTCCCGTGGCCAGACTCCTCTCACAGAGGGCTCAGAAG ATTTTGATAGACACAGTGACAATGAGGAGTCGTTTGCACGAGACCTCAATGACTTTCCCTCCATCAACCCAGACGCCACCCTGATAGACGACGATGACGACTCCTGCATTGGGCTGCCCAGCCTGGGTCTTCGGTCTGGGCGGACTGGCCCCCGAACCACGGCCGAGCTGCTGGATGTGGAATCCCACCTGGACTCTGACCAGGACGACCTGGACGAGGAGCTCTCCTTCGGCGGCCTCCCCCCTGCTTCTGACTTCCTCGGAGGTGACCTGGCTGGAATCATCGCTAGCAACATGATTCAGGCGGCATTGGCTGGTGCCATGCAGCCTCGTCCCCCTGCCGCCCgcagagagagggtggggccCACCAGAGCAGGGGCCCATAGGGGCTACCGCAAGCAGTCTAGCTCGGAGCTGGACACAGACTTGGACGGAGAGGACTTTGAGATGCTGGACCAGTCGGAGCTGAACCAGATGGATTCCTTTGGGGGTGCAGGAGGACGGGGAGGAGGGCAGGGTGGGGGACAGGGGTCCAGCTTCCTCTCCAACCTACTGGGGAAACCACAGTGA
- the LOC135555696 gene encoding homologous-pairing protein 2 homolog, which translates to MSKKDNGGLTVIFAYLNEKNRPYSAQDVFNNLQKQHGLGKTAVVKAMEQLALEGKIKEKTYGKQKIYFADQAQFAEVSEADLKAIDSRISDLSTQVQAISQGCRQLDAELKELNSSLTTEEMMSEIKELKAECSGYREHLEKIKSATNHVTPEQKEMVYKERHLYVKEWKKRKRLASDMMGSILEGYPKTKKQFLEEVGVETDEDCKVTMPST; encoded by the exons ATGAGCAAAAAAGACAACGGAG GTTTAACAGTCATATTTGCTTACCTGAACGAGAAGAACCGCCCTTACAGTGCACAAGATGTCTTTAACAATTTACAGAAGCAGCACGGCCTGGGAAAGACG GCTGTGGTTAAAGCCATGGAACAGTTGGCACTGGAAGGGAAGATCAAAGAGAAAACCTATGGGAAGCAAAAGATCTACTTTGCTGATCAG GCCCAGTTTGCAGAGGTGAGTGAGGCAGATCTGAAGGCCATCGACAGTCGCATCTCTGACCTCAGCACACAGGTGCAGGCAATCTCTCAGGGCTGCAGACAGCTGGACGCAG AGCTGAAGGAGCTCAACAGCTCCCTGACCACAGAGGAAATGATGTCAGAGATCAAGGAGCTGAAAGCAGAGTGTTCTGGTTACAGGGAGCACCTGGAGAAGATCAAGTCGGCGACCAATCATGTCACACCAGAGCAGAAGGAAATG GTTTACAAGGAGAGACATCTCTACGTGAAAGagtggaagaagaggaagagactg GCATCTGATATGATGGGTTCCATTTTGGAGGGATACCCCAAGACCAAGAAGCAATTTCTG GAAGAAGTTGGTGTGGAGACTGATGAGGactgtaaagtgactatgccaaGTACCTGA
- the LOC135555695 gene encoding max-like protein X isoform X2, whose amino-acid sequence MTDPTASPEDHWNKNDGSFSDNGFDPSFFAENARKGTVVSRANSIGSTSASSVPNTDDEDSDYRHETTYKESYKDRRRQAHTQAEQKRRDAIKKGYDDLQSIVPTCQQQSEFAVGTQKISKATVLQKTIDYIQFLHKEKKKQEEDMSMLRKEVMALKIMKTNYEHIVEAHQNNPQQGEEQVSDHVKFSVFQSIMDSLFQSFSRSVSVASFQELSACVFSWIEEHCKPQTLREFVVGVLRQLNSQLY is encoded by the exons ATGACGGATCCTACAGCATCGCCGGAAGATCACTGGAACAAA AACGACGGGTCTTTCAGTGACAACGGATTTGATCCCA GTTTCTTTGCTGAGAATGCAAGGAAGGGTACTGTGGTCTCCAGGGCTAACAGCATTGGGTCCACAAGTGCCTCATCAGTACCAAATACAG ATGATGAAGACAGTGACTACAGGCATGAGACCACATACAAGGAGTCCTACAAAGACCGGCggagacaggcacacacacaggccgaGCAGAAACGACGGGATGCTATCAAG AAAGGTTATGATGATCTCCAGTCCATAGTGCCCACCTGCCAGCAGCAGTCTGAGTTTGCCGTGGGGACACAGAAGATCAGCAAGGCCACAGTGCTGCAGAAAA CTATCGACTACATCCAGTTTCTGCAcaaggagaagaagaagcaggAGGAGGACATGTCTATGCTGAGGAAGGAAGTGATGGCACTGAAGATCATGAAAAC GAACTATGAGCACATAGTGGAGGCCCACCAGAACAACCCTCAGCAGGGGGAGGAGCAGGTGTCGGACCATGTCAAGTTCAGCGTGTTTCAGAGCATCATGGACTCCCTGTTCCAGTCCTTCAGCAGGTCTGTGTCTGTGGCCAGCTTCCAGGAGCTGTCCGCCTGCGTCTTCAGCTGGATCGAGGAGCACTGCAAGCCTCAG ACATTGCGTGAGTTTGTGGTGGGAGTTCTCCGGCAGCTCAACAGCCAGCTGTATTAA